The DNA segment GTGCGATACCGATGCCGCCTACTTGTGCAGCCAGGGCGTCGGAGATGTAGTCACCGTTCAGGTTCATACAGGCGATAACGTCGTATTCAGCAGGACGCAGCAGAATCTGTTGCAGGAAGGCGTCAGCAATCACATCTTTAATAATGATGTCTTTGCCGTTGTTTGGGTTCTTGATTTTCACCCAAGGGCCGCCGTCAATCAGCTCACCGCCGAACTCTTCGCGCGCCAGCTGGTAGCCCCAGTCCTTGAAAGCACCTTCGGTGAACTTCATGATGTTACCTTTGTGAACCAGAGTCAGTGAATCACGATCGTTAGTGATGGTGTACTCAATGGCTGCACGAACCAGACGTTTGGTGCCTTCTTCGGAGCAAGGTTTGATGCCGATACCGCATTCCTGTGGGAAACGGATTTTCTTCACGCCCATTTCGTCTTGCAGGAATTTAATCACTTTGTCGGCTTCAGCAGAACCGGCTTTCCATTCGATACCAGCGTAGATATCTTCGGAGTTTTCACGGAAGATCACCATATCGGTATCTTCTGGACGTTTTACCGGGCTTGGCGTGCCGGTGTAATAACGCACCGGACGCAGACAGATGTACAGATCGAGCTGCTGGCGAAGTGCCACGTTCAGGGAGCGAATGCCGCCGCCAACTGGCGTAGTCAGTGGGCCTTTGATAGCAACACGGTAATCACGGATCAGGTCCAGCGTCTCTTCTGGCAGCCATACGTCTTTGCCGTACAGTTCTACTGATTTCTCGCCGGTGTAGATTT comes from the Enterobacteriaceae bacterium Kacie_13 genome and includes:
- a CDS encoding NADP-dependent isocitrate dehydrogenase, whose product is MESKVVVPAEGKKITVDAQGKLVIPNNPVIPFIEGDGIGVDVTPAMIKVVDAAVQKAYKGERKISWMEIYTGEKSVELYGKDVWLPEETLDLIRDYRVAIKGPLTTPVGGGIRSLNVALRQQLDLYICLRPVRYYTGTPSPVKRPEDTDMVIFRENSEDIYAGIEWKAGSAEADKVIKFLQDEMGVKKIRFPQECGIGIKPCSEEGTKRLVRAAIEYTITNDRDSLTLVHKGNIMKFTEGAFKDWGYQLAREEFGGELIDGGPWVKIKNPNNGKDIIIKDVIADAFLQQILLRPAEYDVIACMNLNGDYISDALAAQVGGIGIAPGANIGSDCALFEATHGTAPKYAGQDKVNPGSIILSAEMMLRHMEWFEAADLIVKGMEGAIANKTVTYDFERLMEGAKLRKCSEFADDMIANM